The following are encoded in a window of Artemia franciscana chromosome 5, ASM3288406v1, whole genome shotgun sequence genomic DNA:
- the LOC136026828 gene encoding uncharacterized protein LOC136026828: protein MPGRSTVEKIFTMRQLIEKTREFHQKAYVAFVGFKATFDSVDRPSFWLILKTTELPAKYCNLFEWLHEGTESCVQVNGRRSSSFEINTGVIHGCAAAPELCNCVIDYIMTRTINHLQFGLCYGDRVLSDADYADDLTLVSDSVEANRSPTDPC, encoded by the coding sequence ATGCCAGGAAGGTCCACCGTGGAGAAAATATTCACAATGCGGCAGCTGATAGAAAAGACTCGAGAATTTCATCAAAAAGCATATGTTGCCTTTGTGGGTTTCAAGGCTACTTTTGATTCTGTCGATCGGCCATCATTCTGGCTCATACTGAAAACAACGGAACTACCAGCGAAGTACTGCAACCTTTTCGAGTGGCTCCACGAAGGGACTGAGAGCTGCGTGCAAGTCAATGGCAGACGCAGCTcatcttttgaaatcaatacTGGAGTCATTCATGGCTGTGCTGCTGCTCCAGAgctatgtaattgtgtcatcgaCTACATTATGACTCGGACCATAAATCACCTCCAGTTTGGGTTGTGTTACGGCGATAGAGTACTTTCAGACGCTGACTATGCCGATGACCTTACTCTTGTCTCTGATTCCGTCGAAGCAAACAGAAGCCCTACAGATCCTTGCTGA